From the Oscillatoria salina IIICB1 genome, the window TACAGATTTGCACAGTCAAGCTTTTCTCGATAATCCTTTAGTTGTCGTTGCTAAGAAGGGTCATCCTTTATCAAGGAAAAGTAAAGTTCCGATTAAAAGCTTGAGTAACGAAGCATTTATTATGCGCGAGTCTGGTTCCGGCACGCGCAGAGCAGTCCAACAGCTATTTGCCAAGCACAAAGTGAATGTTTCTGTCAAGTTAGAATTGGGTAGTAACGAAGCAATTAAACAAGCGATCGCTGGGGGTTTAGGTATTTCAGTTTTGTCTGCTAACTGTCTGATTCCTGAAGGCACGATGGCAGAATTAACGGTTCTGGATGTCCAACATTTTCCCATTCAGTGTTCTTGGTATGTAGCTTATCTCGGAGGGAAACAGCTCTCAGTGATTGCCGATACGTTTCGCAAATATCTCCTAGATAAGAGTAACCACATCTCAGTTCCTACAGCCGCTACAAATGGATCTCGCTCTGTCGTAGAACTTATCAATTCCAAGAGGAAAAAATCTTAACTTAGAGGTATTACCAAACAATTAGAGGCTAGAAAGGGGCAACCACGGGGGGTTGCCCTTGTGTTTGTTTGTGGCAAGCTGGAAAAGATGAATAAGCGATTAAGTAATCATGAACTACGATTGGATTGTTGTGGGTGGTGGGTTCGCTGGTGGTGCTTTAGCTTACGAATTAGCCAGTAAAGACTTTGCCGTTTTATTACTAGAAAAAGATGCCACTCTAGATAATGCGACTCGCTATAGTTATGGTGGACTTGCTTATTGGTCGGGAACTGACGAAATAACCAAACAATTATGTGCTGAAGGCATTGAAATTCACCGTCATCTATCTGAGGAATTAGATGCTGATACAGAATTTCGAGAAATAGATTTATTACTAACTATAGATCGAGGAGTTGAGCCACAAAAAGTAGTAACAGAATATCGCAAATTTGCGCTCGCGCCCAAACTGCTAAATATTGAACAAGCAAGCGAATTAGAACCACTTTTGAATAAAAATGCCATCGCTGGTGCTTTACACTTGAATCACGGTCATATTCATCCCCTAAAAACTACTCAAGGCTACCTTAACGCTTTTCTTCACCTCGGCGGTAAAATTGCCTACGACAAAGTAGTGGAATTACTGCGAGCCAAAAATCGGATTTTAGGAGTTAAAACTACAAAAACAACTTATAACAGTCCTAACACCGTAATTTGCGCCGGAGGATTTAGTCGTAGTTTACTTCACGCCGCCGGAATTAAGGTGAGAGTCTATTTTACCCATTCGGAAATCATTAAAACTCCCCCAGTAAATCTCAAATTACGCACCTTAGTAATGCCCGCCGATACAACTAGATTTACCCTAGAAGCTGAAGCCAGTAAACTAGAGTTAGATCGGCTTTGGAACCAACCTGGTTACGAACCAGTACCAGCAATTCTCGATCCGGGTGCAATTCAATTTCTAGATAATAGTATTCGTATCGGTCAAATTAGTAGAACTCTCACCGATCCAAATGCTAAAGTAAATGAATTAGTTAGTGAAGCCCGTCTTCGCAGTGCCATTGGCAAAGTGCTACCAGCTTTGGAAAATCTACCGGGAACCTGGCATCATTGTCTTGTTGCTTTTGCCCATAATAAATTTTCTGTTGTTGGTGCTTTAGAAAAAATTAGAGGAATTTATCTTTTTTCTGGTTTTACAAATACTTTAGTTTTAGCACCACCTCTTGCCAAGCACTTTGCTATTTGGGCAACAGGGCAAAAAGATGAAATTATTGCCCAGCTATCAGATCCAGTTGATTATCTTTATTAATAAAATTAATTGGAAACTATTTAGCAACCCGCCTAGTTCGCAGAGGAAAAAAGCAAATGGTTGTTTTTTATTATCCCCTTTCTTCGGAAATAAAAATTGATTCTAAACAAGTTAATGTTCAAGATGCTAAACTTCATTATGTAGAGGCAGGACGACCAAGTTCTCCCTCGGTTTTACTGCTTCACAGTGCTAGTAAAAATTCCCAAACTTGGGTAGATATTGGCACAATAAATCTCTTAGCTAAACAAAGATATCGAGCTGTTGCTGTAGATTTATATAGTAATGGTAGTTTTGCGACGAGAAAAAGTTCGCCGCAAGATTTTTTACTAGAGTTAATGGAGAAGCTAAATTTAAAGTTACCAATTTTAGTTTCTCCTTCTTTAAG encodes:
- a CDS encoding LysR family transcriptional regulator; translated protein: MMSATLHQLEVFETVARHGSFTRAAEELSITQPTVSGQVKQLSQTVGMPLFEQIGKRLYLTEAGSALLTTCREIFSNLDNFQMKVADLQGMKQGKLRLGVVTTAKYFIPRLLGSFCQKYPEIDVALVVTNHQTLRERMQDNADDLYVLSQPPEDTDLHSQAFLDNPLVVVAKKGHPLSRKSKVPIKSLSNEAFIMRESGSGTRRAVQQLFAKHKVNVSVKLELGSNEAIKQAIAGGLGISVLSANCLIPEGTMAELTVLDVQHFPIQCSWYVAYLGGKQLSVIADTFRKYLLDKSNHISVPTAATNGSRSVVELINSKRKKS
- a CDS encoding NAD(P)/FAD-dependent oxidoreductase, with amino-acid sequence MNYDWIVVGGGFAGGALAYELASKDFAVLLLEKDATLDNATRYSYGGLAYWSGTDEITKQLCAEGIEIHRHLSEELDADTEFREIDLLLTIDRGVEPQKVVTEYRKFALAPKLLNIEQASELEPLLNKNAIAGALHLNHGHIHPLKTTQGYLNAFLHLGGKIAYDKVVELLRAKNRILGVKTTKTTYNSPNTVICAGGFSRSLLHAAGIKVRVYFTHSEIIKTPPVNLKLRTLVMPADTTRFTLEAEASKLELDRLWNQPGYEPVPAILDPGAIQFLDNSIRIGQISRTLTDPNAKVNELVSEARLRSAIGKVLPALENLPGTWHHCLVAFAHNKFSVVGALEKIRGIYLFSGFTNTLVLAPPLAKHFAIWATGQKDEIIAQLSDPVDYLY
- a CDS encoding alpha/beta fold hydrolase, which translates into the protein MVVFYYPLSSEIKIDSKQVNVQDAKLHYVEAGRPSSPSVLLLHSASKNSQTWVDIGTINLLAKQRYRAVAVDLYSNGSFATRKSSPQDFLLELMEKLNLKLPILVSPSLSGLYSLPFVANYADNLKGFVPIAPVGILKFSQQLQGIKLPTLSVCGSKDTMAAQDETLVKLMPNAQKVVLENAGRDCYLEATEEFHKYLVKFVRDCSFFKQKSCC